The sequence TGGTCGGCGCATCGAAATCGTCGAGCGAGGGGGGCAGCGCTTCGGGAGGAAGCACGTCGGGCCTTCCCTCCTGCGCCAGCGCGGAGACGGAAAGGCACATCAGGAGGGGCAACGCCAAAAACGATCGCATCCGGGGAGTATGTCGCCCCGGATGCGATCGTCAATGCCATAGGCAAAATTTGAAAGCGTCGGGCAGGCGCGCGGGGCCTGCCGCCGTGCCTCAGCCCTGGCGGGCCTTGAAGCGCGGAGCCTTCTTGTTGATGATGTAGACGCGTCCCTTGCGGCGAACCATGCGGTTGTCGCGATGACGGCCCATCAGCGCCTTGAGCGAATTCTTGATCTTCATCGTCTCGTCTCCGTCAACGGTGCCACGTTGGCGGCGGCATCCTCATGTTGCGCCGCGCCTTTGCGGGCCGGCTGTCTGCTTTCGGACGATCGAGACCGGTGAGGACCCGTGTCGTCCTGCCCGCCGGCTCCACCTCCTCGCGCTGGTCCGATAAGAACCGCGCGCCGGGGGCGGTGCCCGATCCGCTTGAGGCAGATGCTGGGAAGCAGCTGACCTTGGCGGCCGTTTGCCGGGCTTTGCCAACTGCCTCGTCGTCTTGGCAGTCTGGCGAAGATGGTGGGCGTGACAGGGATTGAACCTGTGACCCCTACGATGTCAACGTAGTGCTCTCCCGCTGAGCTACACGCCCGAAACTCTTCGATCCGGCAAGTTGCCGGAAAGCCGACGCCGACGGGACGGCGCGGTGGGATGCGATATAGCGGGCTTCGATTTTCGGTGCAAGCCCTTCTCGCAAACTAAATCGCCCTTTCCCGCGCCCGCTCGGTGCGCGGTGGAAAACCTGTTGAGGGGCCGGCGGGGCGAACCGCTCAGGCGGCCAGCATGCGCTCCACTTCCAGCACCAGATCCTTCAGGTGGAAGGGCTTGGACAGCACCTTGGCATCCTTGGGGGCCTGGGAGTCCGGGTTCAGCGCCACCGCGGCAAAGCCGGTGATGAACATCACCTTCAGGTCCGGGTCGAGCTGCGTCGCGCGGCGAGCCAGCTCGATTCCGTCCATTTCCGGCATGACGATGTCGGTCAGCAGCAGGGAAAAGGGTTCTTCCCGCAGCCGCTCATAGGCGCTCTTGCCATTGTCGAAGGAGACGACATCGTAACCGGCCTTTTGCAGCGCCTTGGCAAGGAAGCGCCGCATGTCGTTGTCGTCTTCCGCAAGTAGGATCCGTGTCATTCGTTGCTTCGTCCCGCTTCGCTCGGCGAATCCGCTGGCCGTTTCGCATTCCGGGCGCCGGCCGCTGCATCATGCGCCCGAAGGTCCCGTTTTGGCACATCTTTCGGATCGTTATAAGGCCGAATGGCGGTAAACATCCAGTGAAAGCGGTGTTCCGCCATCCGGCCGGCTCGGTTACCCACCGCCCGTGTGGACATTAACGCCGATTCGGGGGCTAATAGGGAAATTCAACGGGGTGGCCGACAGGCGGAGAGCGTGCATATGCAGGTCGTGAGCGGGTTCGAGGACACGAAACCTTTCGACGTCCTGCATCCGGTCGAGCAAACCACGCCCTTCGTGTTCAACTCGCCCCATTCCGGGCGGCACTACCCGCTTGCCTTCCTGCAGTCCTCGCGGCTCGATGCCCTGGCGATCCGCCGCTCGGAGGACGCGTTCGTCGACGAGCTCTTTGCCGGCGTCGTCGAACTCGGCGCCCCGCTCCTGTGCGCCCGCTTCCCGCGCGCCTATCTCGACGTCAACCGCGAGCCCTACGAGCTCGATCCGAAGATGTACGAGGACCGGCTGCCGCCTTACGCCAACAGCCGCTCGATCCGCGTTGCCGGCGGGCTCGGCACCATCGCCCGCGTCGTCGGCGAGGCGCAGGAGATCTATCGCAGCCGTCTCACCGTGCGCGAGGCGCTCGACCGCATCGAGACCATCTACAAGCCCTATCATCAGACCCTGCGCCGCCTGCTCGCCCACACCCATGTCGCCTTCGGCCATGCGGTG comes from Stappia sp. 28M-7 and encodes:
- a CDS encoding N-formylglutamate amidohydrolase codes for the protein MQVVSGFEDTKPFDVLHPVEQTTPFVFNSPHSGRHYPLAFLQSSRLDALAIRRSEDAFVDELFAGVVELGAPLLCARFPRAYLDVNREPYELDPKMYEDRLPPYANSRSIRVAGGLGTIARVVGEAQEIYRSRLTVREALDRIETIYKPYHQTLRRLLAHTHVAFGHAVLVDCHSMPSTIRSSDNGARPDFILGDRYGTSCARSVIDQATEILRGMGYTVARNKPYAGGFITEHYGRPAKGLHALQVEINRSLYMDEARTDRSSGFAELSRDMRRFCEELVAGAHADLAPDALAAE
- the ykgO gene encoding type B 50S ribosomal protein L36, whose translation is MKIKNSLKALMGRHRDNRMVRRKGRVYIINKKAPRFKARQG
- the cpdR gene encoding cell cycle two-component system response regulator CpdR; the protein is MTRILLAEDDNDMRRFLAKALQKAGYDVVSFDNGKSAYERLREEPFSLLLTDIVMPEMDGIELARRATQLDPDLKVMFITGFAAVALNPDSQAPKDAKVLSKPFHLKDLVLEVERMLAA